A section of the Pseudomonas flavescens genome encodes:
- a CDS encoding histidine kinase famiy protein produces the protein MSTSGKQNFRVDNSSSGDISASGKNIFFAAVETTRMPMIVTDPNRDDNPIIFANNAFLEMTGYGVEEIVDRNCRFLQGPETDRSVVTQVREAIAQRKEIAVELINYRKDGSTFWNALFISPVYNDAGELIYFFASQLDISRRRDAEEGLRQAQKMEALGQLTGGIAHDFNNLLQVMIGYLEVLDRTASKPEYDQDRIRRCVHNARNAADRAATLTQQLLAFSRKQKLEGRVLNLNGLVNGFQELGERTLGRVNLRLTLENSLWNCRIDPTQAEVAFLNILINARDALEGRDHPMVHIETKNVVVEDLGSMSYDGLMPGRYVSIAITDNGMGMPESVSKRVMDPFFTTKEEGKGSGLGLSMVYGFVKQSGGTVRIYSEEGVGTTLRLYFPADDSQVIHSPSKERSGERNGTERVLVVEDRPDVADLAKMVLEDYGYVAEIALNAREALQMLEAADYDLLFTDLIMPGGMNGVMLAREARRRKPGQRVLLTTGYSENSLERTDAGGSEFDVISKPYVPNDLARKVRQVIEGPTGVG, from the coding sequence ATGTCTACCAGCGGTAAACAGAACTTTCGGGTCGATAACTCCTCATCCGGCGATATCTCTGCTTCCGGCAAGAACATCTTTTTCGCTGCGGTGGAAACCACCCGCATGCCGATGATCGTTACCGACCCGAATAGAGACGATAACCCGATCATCTTCGCCAATAACGCGTTCCTCGAGATGACGGGCTACGGCGTCGAGGAAATCGTCGACAGGAACTGCCGATTTCTGCAAGGGCCGGAAACCGATCGTTCCGTCGTCACACAGGTGCGTGAAGCCATCGCGCAGCGCAAGGAGATAGCCGTTGAACTGATCAACTACCGCAAGGACGGCTCGACGTTCTGGAACGCGCTGTTCATCTCGCCGGTGTACAACGATGCCGGTGAACTGATCTATTTCTTCGCCTCGCAGCTCGATATCAGCCGTCGTCGCGATGCCGAAGAGGGGCTGCGTCAGGCGCAGAAGATGGAAGCGCTGGGCCAGCTCACTGGCGGTATCGCCCACGACTTCAACAACCTGCTGCAGGTGATGATCGGTTATCTCGAGGTGCTCGATCGCACCGCGAGCAAACCCGAATACGATCAGGATCGCATCCGCCGCTGCGTGCACAATGCGCGCAACGCCGCCGATCGCGCTGCCACGCTGACTCAGCAGTTGCTGGCGTTCTCGCGCAAGCAGAAGCTCGAAGGCCGGGTGCTCAATCTCAATGGGCTGGTCAATGGCTTCCAGGAACTCGGCGAAAGAACCCTGGGCAGGGTGAACCTGCGCCTGACGCTGGAAAATTCGCTATGGAATTGCCGGATCGATCCGACCCAGGCCGAGGTCGCCTTTCTCAATATCCTCATCAATGCGCGCGACGCTCTCGAAGGGCGCGACCATCCAATGGTTCATATCGAAACCAAGAACGTGGTGGTCGAGGACCTGGGCAGCATGTCCTATGACGGGCTGATGCCGGGTCGCTACGTGAGCATCGCCATCACCGACAATGGTATGGGCATGCCCGAGAGCGTAAGCAAGCGGGTGATGGATCCGTTCTTCACCACCAAGGAGGAAGGCAAAGGCTCCGGCCTTGGTCTGTCGATGGTCTACGGGTTCGTCAAGCAGTCTGGCGGCACCGTGAGAATCTATTCGGAGGAGGGTGTCGGCACCACCTTGCGCCTGTATTTCCCAGCCGATGACAGTCAGGTCATCCACAGCCCGTCGAAAGAGCGATCCGGCGAGCGCAATGGCACCGAGCGCGTGCTGGTCGTCGAGGATCGCCCCGATGTCGCGGATCTGGCCAAGATGGTGCTCGAGGACTACGGCTACGTGGCAGAGATCGCCCTGAACGCTCGGGAAGCCTTGCAAATGCTCGAAGCGGCCGATTACGACCTGTTGTTCACCGATCTGATCATGCCCGGTGGCATGAATGGGGTCATGCTCGCCCGCGAGGCAAGGCGTCGCAAGCCCGGCCAACGGGTGCTGCTCACCACCGGTTACTCGGAAAACTCCCTGGAGCGCACCGACGCCGGTGGCAGCGAATTCGACGTGATCTCCAAACCCTATGTGCCGAACGACCTCGCTCGCAAGGTGCGCCAGGTCATCGAGGGGCCCACGGGCGTGGGGTGA
- the olsB gene encoding L-ornithine N(alpha)-acyltransferase gives MAPARSTTPRRLQAERLTTSRALREAQALRFRVFSAEFDAKLKGAELGLDMDDYDLHCQHIGVRDLNSGELVATTRLLDHQAAAGLGRFYSEEEFALHGLRHLQGPVLEIGRTCVDSAYRNGGTIAVLWAELAEVLNEGGYRYLMGCASIPMQDGGIQAQAIMQRLRERHLCTENLRAEPKTPLPALELSGNVIAEMPPLLKAYMRLGAKVCGEPCWDKDFQVADVFILLKRDELCPRYARHFKAAV, from the coding sequence ATGGCACCCGCGCGCAGCACCACTCCCCGTCGCCTGCAGGCAGAACGCCTGACCACCTCGCGCGCCCTGCGCGAAGCACAGGCCCTGCGCTTTCGTGTGTTCAGCGCCGAGTTCGACGCCAAACTGAAAGGCGCCGAGTTGGGCCTGGACATGGACGACTACGACCTGCACTGCCAGCACATCGGCGTGCGCGACCTGAACAGCGGCGAGCTGGTGGCCACCACGCGCCTGCTCGACCATCAGGCCGCAGCCGGCCTCGGCCGTTTCTACAGCGAAGAAGAATTCGCCCTGCATGGCCTGCGCCACCTGCAAGGGCCGGTGCTGGAGATCGGCCGCACCTGCGTGGACAGCGCGTACCGCAACGGCGGCACCATCGCCGTGCTGTGGGCCGAGCTGGCCGAAGTGCTCAACGAAGGCGGCTATCGCTACCTGATGGGCTGCGCCAGCATCCCCATGCAGGACGGCGGCATCCAGGCGCAAGCGATCATGCAGCGCCTGCGCGAGCGCCACCTGTGCACCGAAAACCTGCGTGCGGAGCCGAAAACGCCGCTGCCTGCCCTGGAGCTTTCCGGCAACGTCATCGCCGAGATGCCGCCACTGCTCAAGGCTTACATGCGTCTGGGCGCGAAGGTGTGTGGCGAGCCGTGCTGGGACAAGGATTTCCAGGTCGCTGACGTGTTCATCCTGCTCAAGCGTGACGAGCTGTGCCCGCGTTATGCGCGGCATTTCAAGGCGGCGGTCTGA
- a CDS encoding thioesterase family protein yields MNLWFRLFLMLLRRPWRRPVSAFETTVVRMRVWPLDLDLNRHVTNGRYFTLADVGRMDYVLRSGAFRVALRHRALPIVGDVWGKFRRELKLFQSFDIHTRMLGWDEKWSFIEHRFVKDGRVLGMVIMRGLFRGPNGNVSPGAFALELNLPEQSPPLPDWLSNWSESCDRLSSQLRDEEQGEPS; encoded by the coding sequence ATGAATCTCTGGTTTCGCCTTTTCCTGATGCTTCTGCGCCGCCCCTGGCGCCGCCCGGTCTCCGCGTTCGAAACGACGGTGGTGCGCATGCGCGTCTGGCCGTTGGACCTGGACCTGAACCGGCATGTCACCAACGGTCGCTACTTCACCCTCGCCGATGTCGGACGCATGGATTACGTGCTGCGCAGCGGCGCATTTCGGGTTGCCCTGAGGCATCGTGCCCTGCCCATCGTCGGTGACGTATGGGGCAAGTTTCGCCGCGAACTGAAGTTGTTCCAATCGTTCGACATTCATACCCGGATGTTGGGTTGGGATGAGAAATGGAGCTTTATCGAGCACCGCTTCGTGAAGGATGGCCGGGTGCTGGGCATGGTCATCATGCGCGGGTTGTTCCGCGGGCCGAACGGTAACGTGTCGCCAGGAGCGTTCGCGCTGGAGCTGAATTTGCCCGAGCAGTCGCCGCCACTGCCCGACTGGTTGAGCAACTGGTCGGAGAGCTGTGACAGGTTGAGCAGCCAGTTGCGTGACGAAGAGCAGGGCGAGCCAAGCTAG
- a CDS encoding phospholipase D-like domain-containing protein: MSGQVFPWREGNRFTLLNDGPAFFPRMIACIDAARETVELEQYLVVSSACTDALLRALCEAARRGVVVRCLFDAFGCQGLGQQDRQSMLDAGIQLRWYNPIRWRRGARNLYRDHRKLLVVDDRVAFVGGTGSTDEFWTPSEPVSAWHEVMVEIDGPLVADWLQLFDRQWQANNARFAWRPYLTPHRKPLPHLPSAGAGWGRVAYADARQHRDILQSLIRALNGAQQRVWLATPYFLPTWKVRRALRKAAARGVDVRLLLSGRHTDNPPVRFAGQRYYPRLLKAGVRIFEFRPRFLHLKMVLVDDWTSVGSCNFDHWNLRFNLDANVETLDADFTEAVQRSFEVDFPQSREVDLQMWQARPFWKRLRQRLWGWLDRLVVNLLDRRR, from the coding sequence ATGTCCGGTCAGGTATTTCCCTGGCGGGAAGGTAATCGCTTCACCCTGCTCAACGATGGCCCTGCCTTTTTCCCGCGGATGATCGCGTGCATCGACGCGGCCCGGGAAACGGTCGAGCTCGAGCAGTATCTGGTGGTCAGCAGTGCCTGTACCGACGCGCTCTTGCGTGCCCTGTGCGAAGCCGCACGGCGGGGCGTGGTGGTGCGCTGTCTGTTCGACGCCTTCGGCTGCCAGGGGCTTGGCCAGCAGGACCGGCAATCGATGCTCGATGCCGGTATACAGCTGCGCTGGTACAACCCGATACGCTGGCGCCGCGGTGCGCGCAATCTGTACCGTGATCACCGCAAGCTGCTGGTGGTCGACGACCGGGTCGCCTTCGTCGGTGGAACCGGTTCTACCGATGAGTTCTGGACGCCCAGCGAACCGGTAAGCGCCTGGCACGAAGTGATGGTGGAGATCGACGGGCCGCTGGTGGCCGACTGGTTGCAGCTGTTCGACCGTCAGTGGCAGGCCAACAATGCGCGTTTCGCCTGGCGCCCTTACCTCACGCCGCACCGCAAGCCGCTACCCCACCTGCCGTCCGCCGGAGCGGGCTGGGGCAGGGTGGCCTACGCCGATGCCCGCCAGCACCGCGATATTCTGCAGTCGTTGATCCGCGCCCTGAATGGCGCGCAGCAGCGCGTGTGGCTGGCCACACCCTATTTTCTGCCTACCTGGAAAGTGCGCCGTGCTCTGCGCAAGGCCGCAGCGCGGGGCGTCGACGTTCGCTTGCTGCTCAGTGGCCGGCACACCGACAACCCACCCGTGCGCTTCGCCGGTCAGCGTTATTACCCGCGATTGCTCAAGGCCGGTGTGCGTATCTTCGAATTCCGCCCGCGGTTTCTGCATCTGAAGATGGTGCTGGTGGACGACTGGACAAGTGTCGGCTCCTGCAACTTCGACCACTGGAACCTGCGTTTCAATCTGGATGCCAACGTCGAGACCCTGGATGCGGATTTCACCGAGGCGGTGCAGCGGAGCTTCGAAGTCGACTTCCCGCAGAGCCGTGAGGTCGACCTGCAGATGTGGCAGGCGCGACCGTTCTGGAAGCGTCTGCGTCAGCGCCTGTGGGGCTGGCTGGACCGTCTGGTGGTCAACCTGCTCGACCGACGGCGCTGA
- a CDS encoding hemerythrin domain-containing protein: MQIFEALRESHDRQRAMAEALVATQGDSPERAQYYRELKEELLAHARAEERFFYSPLMKHDSGVDLSRHGVAEHHEMDELLETLEETDPSSPSWIATARKLKEKIFHHLEDEEHTFFQQAGKMLTQQQKTALASDYVKDYEDALG, from the coding sequence ATGCAGATATTCGAAGCATTGCGAGAAAGCCACGATCGCCAGCGGGCCATGGCCGAGGCGCTGGTCGCCACCCAGGGCGATTCGCCGGAGCGCGCCCAGTATTACCGTGAGCTGAAAGAGGAGCTTCTCGCCCATGCGCGAGCGGAAGAGCGGTTCTTCTACTCGCCGCTGATGAAGCACGACTCCGGTGTCGATCTTTCGCGCCACGGTGTCGCCGAGCACCACGAGATGGACGAACTGCTGGAGACCCTGGAAGAAACCGATCCTTCCAGCCCTTCGTGGATCGCCACCGCTCGCAAGCTGAAGGAGAAGATCTTCCATCACCTGGAGGACGAGGAACACACCTTCTTCCAGCAGGCCGGCAAGATGCTCACCCAGCAGCAGAAAACCGCGCTGGCGAGCGACTACGTCAAGGACTACGAGGACGCTCTGGGCTGA
- a CDS encoding PAS domain-containing protein, whose product MQSSKDFDWSSTPLGALENWPAALRTTYGIMSTSSFAMCATWGPERTLIYNDAYIPFLGDRHPKALGMAIHLVWSDVWDAIGPLVEKVLAGTPIHDQNMHLVMTRNGYPEDTYWTFSYSPLEDASGAVAGFLNVAIETTQVVTIQQPAIANAERVQLALAAGAIIGTWFWDLPTNRFTVDEAFARNFGLDPALGRDGLSLQQVVETVHPDDIQSLLDAINEAISRGGPYAHQYRVRRADGRYYWLEANGRVELAADGSGLSFPGVLIDVEERRAIEGERDRAIARVMALNDELEQKVIAQTFERGRTWQITPDLLGVLNDDGFFEASNPAWQATLGWTEEELSNTHFQAFVHPEDQADTQRVWRQIKEAGEPALGLENRFCSKDGEWRWLSWVAVPSGGKTYCSARDVTREKLNRAELKKRTAERDRLWESTNDLMGSAGLDGYFKTINPAWSQLLGWEPEQLLRAPFMDVVVEEDRADVSALMQRLGNGEKVSGFTSRLRCKTGEARSFLWTAAPDAQGSIIHFVGRDVTAQHMAEESLRQSQKMEAIGQLTGGIAHDFNNLLAGISGSLELMHLRIEQGRFHELTKYMGSAETATRRAAALTHRLLAFSRRQTLLPKPTDANLLIAGMLEMIQRTVGPAISLESELLPDLWTALVDASQLENTLLNLCINARDAMPNGGVIRTTTQNLWIDARRGATLNLPEGHYLSLAVQDNGVGMSQQVVARAVEPFFTTKPMGEGTGLGLSMAYGFAKQSGGQMRITSTVGEGTVVTLYLPRHDGKAEVEATPSSIAGLELTPGGSGKTALVVDDEPAIRMLVSEVLEELGLQVIEAGDSAEGLSILQSETQVDLLISDVGLPGGMNGRQMADAALTRRPQMPVLLITGYAENSLLTDGQLRPGMTVLTKPFTLDALASRIRELMVG is encoded by the coding sequence GTGCAATCCAGCAAAGATTTCGATTGGTCATCGACGCCGCTTGGCGCACTCGAGAATTGGCCAGCCGCGCTACGCACCACCTACGGCATCATGAGCACCAGCAGCTTCGCCATGTGCGCGACCTGGGGCCCGGAACGCACCCTGATCTACAACGACGCTTACATACCCTTCCTCGGTGATCGCCATCCCAAGGCGCTTGGCATGGCGATACACCTCGTCTGGAGCGACGTGTGGGACGCCATTGGCCCACTGGTGGAAAAAGTACTGGCTGGCACTCCGATTCATGACCAGAACATGCACCTGGTGATGACCCGCAACGGCTACCCCGAAGACACTTACTGGACGTTTTCCTACAGCCCTCTGGAAGACGCCTCAGGGGCAGTCGCAGGCTTCCTCAACGTAGCCATCGAAACCACTCAGGTGGTGACGATCCAGCAGCCCGCCATCGCCAACGCCGAGCGCGTGCAACTGGCCCTCGCGGCAGGGGCCATTATCGGCACCTGGTTCTGGGATCTGCCCACCAACCGCTTCACCGTGGACGAGGCGTTCGCCCGCAACTTCGGTCTGGACCCGGCGCTTGGCCGTGACGGCCTCAGCCTGCAACAGGTGGTCGAAACGGTTCATCCCGACGATATTCAGAGCCTGCTCGATGCCATCAACGAGGCAATCTCCCGCGGCGGCCCCTACGCCCACCAGTATCGGGTGCGGCGGGCCGATGGCCGTTATTACTGGCTGGAGGCCAATGGGCGCGTCGAGCTGGCGGCCGATGGCAGTGGGCTGAGTTTTCCTGGCGTGCTGATCGACGTGGAAGAGCGACGCGCCATCGAGGGCGAGCGCGACCGTGCCATCGCCCGGGTCATGGCGCTCAACGATGAACTGGAGCAGAAAGTCATCGCGCAGACCTTCGAGCGTGGTCGCACCTGGCAGATAACGCCGGACCTGCTTGGCGTACTCAACGACGATGGCTTTTTCGAAGCCTCCAACCCCGCCTGGCAGGCGACCCTGGGCTGGACCGAAGAGGAACTGTCCAATACCCACTTCCAGGCATTCGTACACCCCGAGGACCAGGCCGATACGCAACGCGTCTGGCGGCAGATCAAGGAGGCTGGCGAGCCGGCCCTGGGCCTGGAGAATCGCTTCTGCAGCAAGGATGGTGAATGGCGCTGGCTGTCCTGGGTGGCCGTGCCCAGTGGCGGCAAGACCTACTGCTCCGCCCGGGACGTGACCCGCGAGAAGCTCAACCGGGCCGAGCTGAAAAAGCGCACCGCCGAACGCGACCGCCTCTGGGAAAGCACCAATGACCTGATGGGGTCTGCCGGGCTCGATGGTTATTTCAAGACGATCAATCCGGCATGGTCACAATTGCTTGGCTGGGAACCGGAACAGCTGCTTCGCGCGCCCTTCATGGACGTGGTGGTCGAAGAGGACCGAGCCGATGTCAGCGCCCTGATGCAACGCCTCGGCAACGGTGAGAAGGTCAGCGGCTTCACCAGTCGCCTGCGCTGCAAGACCGGTGAAGCACGCTCGTTCCTGTGGACGGCCGCGCCAGACGCACAAGGTAGCATCATCCATTTCGTCGGCCGCGACGTCACCGCCCAGCACATGGCTGAAGAGTCGCTGCGCCAGTCCCAGAAAATGGAAGCGATCGGACAATTGACCGGGGGTATCGCCCACGACTTCAACAACCTGCTCGCGGGTATTTCCGGCTCGCTGGAACTGATGCATCTGCGCATCGAACAGGGCCGCTTCCATGAACTGACCAAATACATGGGCTCGGCGGAAACCGCCACCCGCCGTGCCGCCGCCCTGACCCATCGCCTGCTGGCCTTCTCGCGCCGGCAGACGCTGCTGCCCAAGCCGACGGACGCCAACCTGCTGATCGCCGGCATGCTGGAGATGATCCAGCGCACCGTGGGCCCGGCAATCAGCCTGGAAAGCGAGTTGCTGCCCGACCTGTGGACCGCACTGGTGGATGCCTCGCAGCTGGAGAATACCCTGCTCAACCTGTGCATCAACGCCCGTGACGCCATGCCCAATGGCGGCGTGATCAGGACCACCACGCAGAACCTGTGGATAGACGCCAGACGGGGTGCGACGCTCAACCTGCCCGAGGGCCACTACCTGAGCCTGGCCGTGCAGGACAATGGTGTGGGCATGTCGCAACAGGTGGTCGCCCGTGCAGTCGAACCCTTCTTCACCACCAAACCGATGGGCGAAGGTACCGGTCTCGGCCTGTCCATGGCCTACGGTTTCGCCAAGCAGTCCGGCGGTCAGATGCGCATCACCTCGACGGTGGGCGAAGGCACGGTAGTGACCCTCTACCTGCCACGTCATGACGGCAAGGCGGAAGTCGAGGCGACGCCCTCCTCCATCGCCGGGCTCGAGCTGACGCCCGGGGGCAGTGGCAAGACGGCGCTGGTTGTCGATGACGAACCGGCGATCCGCATGCTGGTCAGCGAAGTGCTCGAAGAACTTGGCCTGCAGGTGATCGAAGCCGGCGACAGCGCCGAGGGCTTGAGCATTCTGCAATCGGAAACGCAGGTGGACCTGCTGATCAGCGACGTCGGCTTGCCAGGCGGCATGAACGGCCGGCAAATGGCCGATGCCGCACTGACTCGCCGACCGCAGATGCCCGTACTGCTGATTACCGGTTACGCGGAAAACTCACTGCTCACCGATGGCCAGTTACGCCCGGGAATGACGGTGCTGACCAAGCCGTTCACCCTCGATGCGTTGGCCTCGCGCATACGCGAGTTGATGGTCGGCTAA
- a CDS encoding NADH:flavin oxidoreductase/NADH oxidase, whose product MSALFEPFKLKDVTLRNRIAIPPMCQYMADDGIINDWHHVHLAGMARGGAGLVVVEATAVAPEGRITPGCAGIWSDEHAQAFVPVVQSIKAAGSVPGIQIAHAGRKASANRPWEGDDHIADNDSRGWETIAPSAIAFGANLPKVPRAMTLEDIARVRQNFVDAARRARDAGFEWIELHFAHGYLGQSFFSEHSNQRTDAYGGSFDNRSRFLLETLAAVREVWPEHLPLTARFGVIEYDGRDEQTLEESIELARRFKAGGLDLLSVSVGFTIPDTNIPWGPAFMGPIAERVRREADLPVTSAWGFGTPQLAEEAVKAGHLDLVSIGRAHLADPHWPYFAAKELGVDNASWTLPAPYAHWLERYR is encoded by the coding sequence ATGTCTGCGCTGTTCGAACCCTTCAAGCTGAAAGACGTCACCCTTCGCAACCGCATCGCCATCCCGCCGATGTGCCAGTACATGGCCGACGACGGCATCATCAACGACTGGCACCACGTTCACCTCGCTGGCATGGCCCGTGGCGGCGCCGGCCTGGTGGTCGTCGAGGCTACCGCCGTTGCCCCGGAAGGCCGCATCACCCCCGGCTGCGCCGGCATCTGGAGCGACGAGCACGCCCAGGCATTCGTCCCGGTGGTGCAATCCATCAAGGCCGCTGGCTCGGTGCCAGGCATCCAGATCGCCCACGCTGGCCGCAAAGCCAGCGCCAATCGCCCATGGGAAGGCGACGACCACATCGCCGATAACGATTCACGCGGCTGGGAAACCATCGCGCCATCCGCCATCGCCTTTGGCGCCAACCTGCCGAAAGTGCCGCGCGCCATGACCCTGGAAGACATCGCCCGGGTACGCCAGAACTTCGTCGACGCGGCCCGCCGCGCCCGTGACGCCGGTTTCGAATGGATCGAACTGCACTTCGCCCACGGCTACCTGGGCCAGAGCTTCTTCTCCGAGCACTCCAACCAGCGCACCGACGCCTACGGCGGCAGCTTCGACAACCGTAGCCGCTTCCTGCTGGAAACCCTCGCTGCCGTGCGCGAAGTCTGGCCCGAGCACCTGCCGCTGACCGCTCGTTTCGGGGTGATCGAATACGACGGCCGTGACGAGCAGACCCTCGAAGAATCCATCGAACTGGCACGCCGTTTCAAGGCGGGCGGTCTGGACCTGCTGAGCGTCAGCGTCGGCTTCACCATCCCCGACACCAACATTCCATGGGGCCCGGCCTTCATGGGGCCCATCGCCGAACGCGTACGCCGCGAGGCCGACCTGCCGGTGACCTCCGCCTGGGGCTTCGGTACGCCGCAATTGGCCGAAGAAGCGGTCAAGGCCGGCCACCTCGACCTGGTGTCCATCGGCCGCGCCCACCTGGCCGACCCGCACTGGCCGTACTTCGCCGCCAAGGAACTGGGTGTCGACAACGCCTCCTGGACACTGCCAGCCCCCTACGCCCACTGGCTGGAACGCTACCGCTAA
- a CDS encoding lysophospholipid acyltransferase family protein, with amino-acid sequence MSKLRLYVRLIRLLVVIAAGTLLAASLVPIERLTRRDLTGLRQRMTRWFMARLSNALPFRVSVSGQLPQKPMLWLSNHISWTDIPLIGMLAPLSFLSKAEVRTWPIAGWLAHKAGTLFIRRGAGDGGLLNQQLGRHLNGGRHLLIFPEGTTCDGTALRTFHGRLLSSAIESGIALQPVAIRYLRDGKRCPVAPFIGDDDMLSHLLRLMSSDVAEVQIQLLEPIDSTSGNRNELARRAQAAVNAALYGADQSQDAAQAA; translated from the coding sequence ATGAGTAAACTGCGTTTGTATGTGCGTCTGATCCGCCTGCTGGTGGTGATCGCTGCAGGTACCCTGCTCGCCGCCTCGCTGGTGCCCATCGAACGGCTGACCCGCCGTGACCTGACGGGCCTGCGCCAGCGCATGACCCGCTGGTTCATGGCGCGCCTGAGCAACGCATTGCCCTTTCGGGTCAGCGTTAGCGGGCAGTTGCCGCAAAAACCCATGCTGTGGCTGAGCAATCACATTTCCTGGACCGACATTCCGCTGATCGGCATGCTGGCGCCGCTGTCGTTCCTGTCCAAGGCCGAAGTACGCACCTGGCCGATAGCCGGCTGGCTGGCACACAAGGCCGGTACGCTGTTCATCCGCCGGGGTGCGGGAGATGGCGGATTGCTGAATCAGCAGCTGGGCCGCCACCTGAACGGCGGCAGGCACCTGCTGATCTTCCCGGAAGGCACCACCTGCGATGGCACGGCACTGCGCACGTTCCACGGCCGTTTGCTGAGCAGCGCCATCGAAAGCGGCATTGCGCTGCAGCCTGTGGCCATCCGCTACCTGCGCGACGGTAAGCGCTGCCCCGTGGCGCCCTTCATCGGTGACGACGATATGCTCTCGCACCTGCTGCGCCTGATGAGCAGCGATGTCGCCGAGGTGCAGATCCAGTTGCTGGAGCCGATCGACAGCACTTCGGGCAACCGAAACGAACTGGCCCGTCGCGCCCAGGCAGCCGTCAATGCCGCGCTGTACGGCGCGGACCAAAGCCAGGATGCCGCGCAGGCGGCATGA
- a CDS encoding ArsR/SmtB family transcription factor — protein MAIVDSPVIMCTMRPFKHPDPRDLTLERLLYALSDPVRLEIVRCLAGVAEATCGELDGGRPKSSMSHHFRVLRDAGLVHTRNIGTTHMNSLRSAELDTRFPGLLTAILSQH, from the coding sequence ATGGCAATTGTCGATAGCCCCGTTATCATGTGCACCATGCGCCCCTTCAAACATCCCGATCCCCGTGACCTGACACTCGAGCGTCTGTTGTACGCCCTGAGTGACCCCGTTCGCCTGGAGATCGTTCGCTGCCTGGCCGGTGTGGCGGAGGCCACTTGCGGTGAGCTCGATGGCGGCCGCCCGAAGTCCAGCATGTCTCACCATTTCAGGGTGCTGCGTGATGCCGGTCTGGTGCATACGCGCAACATCGGTACCACGCACATGAACTCCTTGCGCAGCGCCGAGCTGGATACGCGCTTTCCCGGGCTGCTGACCGCCATCCTTTCGCAGCACTGA
- a CDS encoding sensor histidine kinase, translated as MPHRPAPFTLDEEERVLSLEHLEVLDSAPEQGFDDVVQLATTLCETPIALVSLVDRERQWFKACIGLEVSETHRDLAFCAHAILEPEELLVVEDASQDPRFQQSALVLGPPYIRFYAGAPIRTDAGHPLGTVCVIDTRPRTLSAAQRVALQALARQTAALLQLRLLEVQREQRAGELIVQLQQAQAQHREAEESLRHARRVSSLGMLTASIAHDVNNLLQVLSASLQMAHLRARRPAEVERFCQTGLQAVEQGGMLIRQLLANVRQDGPELACVDISERIERSRDLFAGTLGDAIELSFDLAARDVAVMCDEVQLQAVVLNLLSNARDAMQGRGQVQIATRQQQVSGDSLLGDGTYLVLSVRDTGPGMSEELASKVFDPFFTTKQAGQGTGLGLAQARDFANDTGGDVRVETAPGAGTTMNLYLRVLGRISAVGRAG; from the coding sequence ATGCCCCATCGCCCTGCCCCCTTCACGCTCGATGAGGAAGAGCGTGTTCTTTCTCTGGAACACCTCGAGGTTCTCGACTCCGCTCCGGAGCAGGGCTTCGATGACGTGGTGCAACTGGCGACCACCCTGTGCGAAACACCGATCGCTCTGGTGTCACTGGTCGACCGCGAGCGGCAGTGGTTCAAGGCGTGCATCGGCCTGGAGGTCAGTGAGACCCATCGCGATCTGGCGTTCTGTGCCCATGCGATTCTCGAGCCCGAGGAACTGCTCGTCGTGGAGGATGCCAGCCAGGATCCGCGCTTCCAGCAAAGCGCTCTGGTACTCGGCCCGCCCTACATCCGTTTTTACGCAGGTGCGCCGATTCGTACCGACGCGGGCCACCCACTGGGAACCGTCTGCGTGATCGACACACGACCACGTACGCTCAGCGCGGCGCAGCGCGTTGCACTACAGGCGCTGGCACGGCAAACCGCAGCGCTGCTGCAGTTGCGTCTGCTCGAAGTGCAGCGTGAACAGCGAGCCGGTGAGTTGATCGTGCAGTTGCAGCAGGCTCAGGCTCAACACCGCGAGGCTGAAGAATCGCTGCGCCATGCGCGGCGCGTGTCTTCTCTGGGAATGCTCACGGCGAGCATCGCCCATGATGTGAACAACCTGCTGCAAGTGCTGAGTGCCAGCCTGCAGATGGCTCATCTGCGTGCCCGTCGACCGGCGGAGGTGGAGCGTTTCTGCCAGACCGGCCTGCAAGCGGTGGAGCAAGGTGGCATGCTGATCCGCCAGTTGCTGGCCAACGTGCGTCAGGACGGCCCGGAGCTGGCCTGCGTCGATATCAGCGAACGCATCGAAAGATCCCGTGACTTGTTCGCTGGCACCCTGGGCGATGCCATCGAACTGAGCTTCGACCTGGCGGCCAGAGACGTGGCGGTGATGTGCGACGAGGTGCAACTGCAGGCCGTGGTGCTCAACCTGCTCAGCAACGCCCGCGACGCCATGCAAGGCCGCGGTCAGGTGCAGATCGCCACGCGCCAGCAACAGGTCTCGGGGGATTCGCTGCTGGGCGACGGCACCTACCTGGTGCTCAGCGTCAGGGACACTGGCCCGGGCATGTCCGAGGAACTGGCGAGCAAGGTGTTCGACCCGTTCTTCACCACCAAGCAGGCGGGCCAGGGAACCGGGCTAGGGCTGGCCCAGGCGCGTGATTTCGCCAACGACACCGGCGGTGACGTGCGTGTCGAAACGGCGCCAGGCGCCGGCACCACCATGAACCTCTACCTGCGAGTGCTGGGCCGCATCAGCGCCGTCGGTCGAGCAGGTTGA